One genomic segment of Nocardia spumae includes these proteins:
- a CDS encoding type I polyketide synthase has product MSDIAIVGIGCRYAGGIESPESFWEFVLNKRDGVVDIPADRWDHRRYYDPDRRAPGRAYTKRAAFMTGDPWEFDPDFFGISPREAATLDPQQRLALEVSWEALDDAGVGGRVGGAPVGVYMGVFTMDHGINPEGAAALAHVDMHSAAGASYTMISNRIAYALNMVGPAITVDTACSSSLVAFHLACRAIVDGDCEMALAGGVTVMTAPESFVSMCKGGFLSADGRSKPFDAAADGYGRGEGAGVVVLKKLADAERDGDRVYAVVKGTGSNQDGRTTAITVPNADLQEALAKSVTARAGIAAHEVTYVEAHGTGTPVGDPLELRAIGRAYGAVDGRTEPLGVGSVKAQIGHTEAASGIASVIKSALAISHRTIAPQGWLDTPNPDIPFAEFNLVLQLEARPVPPEERMTIAVNGFGFGGTNAHAILTEHRSATGAPHTAAHFGVLPLSGRTETAVRELAQRFAERIADGADPALLAEAAWTRRQHSTVRAGITFGDEVELVRGLVDFANGDGRTGKVIPREVAEPVFVFTGMGPQHWAMGRELLSVDGAFAAEAKKIDTVFTEIAGWSIIEELLKPEEESRVTTTAVAQPANFLVQVALYALLTEYGIEPAAVVGHSVGEVAAAYVTGMLSLRDALTVAYHRARLQATTAGSGGMLAVGVSEQAARELLSGDELVDIAAINSPSGVTLAGEERRLDEIAEKLATEGIFARRLQVEVPYHSYLMEPILDELRSALADLKPVEPAVPLFSTVTGAEVTGPDWDAEYWCRNVRRPVRFADATAALIGAGSRIFVEVGPHPVLGANIREILIGAGETGATIATLNRKQDDSVSVRQLIAGLYTAGVLDIAALFASAHAGPTPHIPLPRYPWQRSRLRTVRPAFAQARHGTDGSYAMLGDPDLAEPQHVWRTQLSVAALPWLDDHVVGGARILPGAAYLDAALSAAAARTDQWGTARVAVEDVRFLAPLVIADGDVPVVELRVEESTRRFTIRSRPADSDLWTVNATGRLVDGVYDPPERVTMPPAGESLPVDAESVYTALEESGLRYGPAFRRFTSLRVSGSTVVGVLDGSIAAGSGHLVHPGVVDAALQSVAALRMGVGRNGSAMVPVAVDGVRVFAPLPAAVTVVTRMKDPDALIIDYDLLDAHGQVLMQIVGLRLGAIDPGRSALQRMTDFFYETTWELRDPVDTTALPPADDVHTLVVTLGSEPSARAAAIAALTPSNSSFAVGDPSRADLEAAFAQQLRGTDPHTDRLQVVIVAGDEYDDLTNLWTLRRLALTLHEYDDERHGETGERAMTGDGSIHATVITERAFAHPDGDQLPNSRHTPLAGARRVLLNEQSVLRWRLVDIDPRTELADLAAELAIPGAFTYDHADEVYLRDGLRWVPVVGRTLEGRLDALDQAAPLEDPEANFALEIPKTRVLSQLAWRRCARREPGPGEIEIRTISIALNFKDPMKVMGVLTERELGETYYGLEPGMEGLGEVVRVGPGVESFAVGDRVNICTRGMIRRYNTVDAAMAFGIPADSDIGICSNATAFFSAEHSLLELVRVRAGETVLVHGAAGGVGSAAVQIAKLHGATVIGTAGTAERRDYVLAQGADHALNSRSLNFAEEVLALTGGRGADVVISTTPGDLLRKNFDAVAEFGRIVEVGKTDSYSGGVLDLRHFEKNVSYHSIDMDRMLAKKTAESMKALESITHKVYAGEYTALPYERYGTAEVGKAFEEVARSTKIGRVVLDFTEAAPLVRPALGEVTVVPEARYLITGGFGGFGLAVGRWLVGKGARRLTLVGRGGAKTEAARAQLRAWQDMGIDVVAERVDIADQEAVTAMIARAHTADHPLRGVFHAAGVLDDKLVSVFDYDSLVKVVTPKVAGARALVGGLAAAGATPDMLVLFSSGSAIFGGPGQYTYTAANLTLNVLADEIVRSGGTALAIGWGHMHGAGMIGTDTMTRYLLNTGFDTIEMDEGPEYLEAALRLGLHHHVDIVPIDWNKVVSANGLFAATGRVEAVIAASAQDDSASAQLAAALRELEVGKRNEVVAHMLAEQLATVMGVAAESIDLTVPVPEIGLDSLMTVEFSALVTKNLGVDLTSVQLGRTFTLQQAGAKVAAALVGEDGVESVAEVVA; this is encoded by the coding sequence GTGTCTGACATTGCCATCGTCGGTATCGGCTGCCGTTATGCGGGCGGTATCGAATCCCCCGAATCCTTTTGGGAGTTCGTGCTGAACAAGCGGGACGGGGTCGTCGATATCCCCGCCGATCGGTGGGACCACCGCCGTTACTACGACCCGGATCGCCGCGCGCCGGGCCGCGCGTACACCAAGCGAGCCGCGTTCATGACGGGCGACCCCTGGGAATTCGATCCCGACTTCTTCGGCATTTCCCCGCGCGAGGCCGCCACGCTGGATCCGCAGCAGCGCCTCGCGCTCGAGGTGTCGTGGGAGGCGCTGGACGACGCGGGAGTCGGAGGCCGGGTCGGCGGTGCGCCGGTCGGCGTCTACATGGGCGTGTTCACCATGGACCACGGGATCAACCCGGAGGGTGCGGCGGCGCTGGCCCATGTGGACATGCACAGCGCCGCGGGCGCCTCCTACACGATGATCTCCAACCGAATCGCCTACGCGCTCAATATGGTCGGGCCCGCGATCACCGTCGACACGGCGTGCTCCTCGTCGCTGGTGGCCTTTCACCTGGCCTGCCGCGCGATCGTCGACGGCGACTGCGAGATGGCCCTGGCCGGCGGCGTCACGGTGATGACCGCGCCGGAATCCTTCGTCTCCATGTGCAAGGGCGGCTTCCTGTCCGCCGACGGGCGCAGCAAACCGTTCGACGCGGCCGCCGACGGATACGGGCGCGGCGAGGGCGCGGGCGTCGTGGTACTGAAGAAGCTGGCCGATGCCGAACGCGACGGCGACCGCGTCTACGCGGTGGTGAAGGGGACCGGATCGAATCAGGACGGTCGCACCACCGCCATCACCGTGCCGAACGCGGATCTGCAGGAGGCCTTGGCCAAATCGGTCACCGCGCGGGCGGGCATCGCGGCGCACGAAGTGACCTACGTGGAGGCGCACGGCACCGGCACTCCGGTCGGCGACCCCCTGGAACTGCGGGCGATCGGCCGGGCCTACGGCGCGGTCGACGGGCGTACCGAACCGCTGGGGGTCGGGTCGGTGAAGGCGCAGATCGGGCACACCGAGGCCGCGTCGGGCATCGCGAGCGTCATCAAGTCGGCGCTGGCCATCTCGCATCGGACCATCGCCCCGCAGGGGTGGCTGGACACCCCCAATCCGGATATCCCGTTCGCCGAATTCAACCTGGTACTACAGCTCGAAGCGCGTCCCGTACCGCCCGAGGAGCGTATGACGATCGCGGTGAACGGATTCGGATTCGGCGGGACGAACGCTCACGCGATCCTCACCGAACACCGCTCCGCCACCGGCGCCCCGCATACGGCGGCGCATTTCGGAGTGCTGCCGTTGTCGGGCCGGACCGAGACGGCCGTGCGTGAGCTGGCACAGCGGTTCGCCGAGCGGATCGCCGACGGCGCGGACCCCGCACTGCTGGCCGAGGCGGCCTGGACGCGGCGTCAGCACAGTACGGTCCGCGCCGGGATCACCTTCGGCGACGAGGTCGAATTGGTCCGCGGCCTGGTCGACTTCGCGAACGGTGACGGCCGGACGGGCAAGGTGATTCCGCGTGAGGTCGCCGAGCCGGTGTTCGTGTTCACCGGTATGGGACCCCAGCACTGGGCGATGGGCCGCGAATTGCTCAGCGTCGACGGCGCTTTCGCCGCCGAGGCGAAGAAGATCGACACGGTGTTCACCGAGATCGCCGGCTGGTCCATCATCGAGGAACTACTGAAACCCGAGGAGGAGTCCCGGGTCACCACCACCGCGGTGGCGCAGCCCGCCAACTTCCTGGTGCAGGTGGCGCTGTACGCCTTGCTGACCGAGTACGGCATCGAGCCGGCCGCGGTGGTCGGGCACAGTGTCGGCGAGGTCGCCGCCGCCTACGTCACCGGGATGCTGTCGCTGCGCGACGCCCTCACCGTCGCCTACCACCGGGCCCGATTGCAGGCCACCACGGCGGGTTCCGGCGGAATGCTGGCCGTCGGCGTCTCCGAGCAGGCGGCGCGGGAACTGCTGTCCGGTGACGAGCTGGTCGACATCGCCGCGATCAACAGTCCGAGCGGGGTGACCCTCGCGGGCGAGGAGCGGCGGCTCGACGAGATCGCCGAAAAGCTGGCCACCGAGGGCATTTTCGCCCGGCGACTGCAGGTCGAGGTGCCCTACCACAGCTACCTGATGGAGCCGATTCTCGATGAATTGCGTTCCGCCCTGGCCGATCTGAAGCCGGTCGAGCCGGCCGTTCCACTGTTCTCGACCGTGACCGGCGCCGAGGTGACCGGCCCGGATTGGGATGCCGAATACTGGTGCCGCAACGTCCGGCGGCCGGTGCGGTTCGCCGACGCCACCGCCGCACTGATCGGCGCGGGCAGCCGCATCTTCGTCGAGGTCGGCCCGCATCCGGTGCTGGGCGCCAACATTCGCGAGATCCTGATCGGCGCGGGGGAGACCGGCGCCACGATCGCCACCCTCAACCGCAAACAGGACGACAGTGTGAGCGTGCGGCAGTTGATCGCCGGACTCTATACCGCGGGCGTACTCGACATCGCCGCGCTGTTCGCCTCCGCGCACGCCGGGCCCACACCCCATATTCCGCTGCCCCGCTATCCGTGGCAGCGCAGCCGGCTGCGCACGGTGCGGCCCGCGTTCGCGCAGGCCCGCCACGGTACGGACGGCTCCTACGCGATGCTCGGCGACCCCGATCTGGCCGAACCCCAGCACGTGTGGCGGACACAGCTGAGTGTCGCGGCGTTGCCGTGGCTCGACGACCACGTGGTGGGCGGCGCCCGGATCCTGCCCGGCGCCGCGTATCTGGACGCGGCACTCAGCGCCGCCGCGGCGCGCACCGATCAGTGGGGAACCGCGCGGGTGGCGGTGGAGGACGTGCGCTTCCTGGCCCCGCTCGTCATCGCGGACGGTGACGTACCGGTGGTCGAGCTGCGGGTCGAGGAGTCGACCCGGCGGTTCACCATTCGCTCCCGGCCGGCCGACTCGGACCTGTGGACCGTCAACGCCACCGGCCGCCTGGTGGACGGGGTCTACGATCCGCCGGAGCGGGTGACGATGCCCCCCGCCGGCGAATCGCTCCCCGTGGACGCCGAATCGGTGTACACCGCACTGGAGGAGAGCGGACTGCGGTACGGTCCCGCCTTCCGGCGGTTCACCTCGTTGCGGGTATCCGGCAGCACCGTGGTGGGTGTCCTGGACGGGTCGATCGCCGCCGGGTCCGGACACCTCGTGCACCCGGGTGTCGTGGACGCCGCGCTGCAGAGCGTCGCGGCCCTGCGGATGGGTGTCGGCCGCAACGGCAGCGCGATGGTGCCGGTCGCGGTCGACGGGGTGCGGGTGTTCGCGCCGCTGCCCGCCGCGGTGACCGTCGTGACTCGCATGAAGGATCCGGACGCGCTGATCATCGATTACGACCTGCTCGACGCGCACGGGCAGGTGCTCATGCAGATCGTGGGCCTACGGCTGGGCGCGATCGACCCGGGTCGCAGTGCGCTGCAACGGATGACCGACTTCTTCTACGAAACCACCTGGGAACTGCGCGATCCCGTGGACACCACGGCGCTGCCACCGGCCGACGATGTCCACACCCTGGTCGTCACCCTCGGCTCGGAGCCGAGTGCGCGGGCAGCCGCCATCGCCGCGCTGACACCCTCGAACTCCAGCTTCGCCGTGGGCGACCCGTCCCGTGCCGATCTGGAAGCCGCTTTCGCGCAACAGCTTCGCGGCACCGACCCGCATACCGACCGGCTGCAGGTCGTGATCGTCGCCGGCGACGAATACGATGACCTGACCAACCTGTGGACCCTGCGCAGGCTGGCACTGACACTGCACGAATACGACGATGAACGGCACGGCGAGACCGGCGAACGCGCGATGACCGGAGACGGCAGCATCCACGCCACCGTCATCACCGAACGGGCCTTCGCGCATCCGGACGGCGATCAGCTGCCGAACTCGCGGCACACCCCGCTGGCCGGTGCGCGACGGGTCCTGCTCAACGAACAGTCCGTGCTCCGCTGGCGTCTGGTCGATATCGACCCGCGGACCGAACTCGCCGACCTGGCCGCGGAACTCGCCATCCCGGGCGCGTTCACCTACGACCATGCCGACGAGGTGTACCTGCGCGACGGCCTGCGCTGGGTGCCGGTGGTCGGCAGAACCCTCGAGGGCCGCCTCGACGCCCTCGACCAGGCCGCGCCGCTGGAGGATCCGGAAGCCAACTTCGCGCTGGAGATCCCCAAGACCCGGGTGCTCTCACAGCTCGCCTGGCGGCGTTGCGCGCGGCGGGAACCCGGCCCCGGCGAGATCGAGATCCGCACCATCTCGATCGCCCTGAACTTCAAGGACCCGATGAAGGTCATGGGTGTGCTCACCGAGCGGGAATTGGGCGAAACCTACTACGGCCTCGAACCGGGTATGGAGGGCCTCGGTGAAGTGGTGCGGGTCGGACCGGGCGTGGAGAGCTTCGCGGTCGGTGACAGGGTGAACATCTGCACGCGCGGGATGATCCGGCGCTACAACACCGTGGACGCCGCCATGGCGTTCGGTATCCCCGCCGACAGTGATATCGGAATCTGCAGCAACGCGACGGCCTTCTTCAGCGCCGAGCACTCGCTGCTGGAACTGGTCCGGGTGCGCGCGGGCGAGACGGTGCTGGTGCACGGCGCGGCCGGCGGTGTCGGCTCGGCCGCCGTGCAGATCGCGAAACTCCACGGCGCCACCGTCATCGGGACCGCCGGCACGGCCGAGCGCCGCGACTACGTGCTCGCCCAGGGCGCCGACCATGCGCTGAACTCGCGGTCGCTGAACTTCGCGGAGGAGGTGCTGGCGCTCACCGGCGGGCGCGGGGCGGACGTCGTGATCAGCACGACCCCGGGTGATCTGCTGCGCAAGAACTTCGACGCCGTCGCCGAATTCGGACGGATCGTGGAGGTCGGCAAGACCGACAGCTACTCCGGCGGGGTCCTGGACCTTCGGCACTTCGAGAAGAACGTGTCGTATCACTCCATCGACATGGACCGGATGCTGGCGAAGAAGACCGCCGAATCGATGAAGGCGCTGGAGAGCATCACCCACAAGGTGTACGCGGGCGAATACACCGCACTGCCGTACGAGCGCTACGGTACCGCCGAGGTGGGGAAGGCCTTCGAGGAGGTCGCGCGCTCCACCAAGATCGGGCGCGTGGTCCTGGACTTCACCGAGGCGGCACCGCTGGTCCGGCCCGCGCTCGGCGAGGTCACGGTCGTGCCGGAGGCTCGGTACCTCATCACCGGTGGTTTCGGTGGCTTCGGTCTGGCCGTCGGACGCTGGCTGGTTGGCAAGGGCGCGCGCCGGCTGACCCTGGTGGGCCGCGGCGGAGCGAAAACCGAAGCGGCCCGGGCACAGTTGCGGGCCTGGCAGGACATGGGCATCGACGTCGTCGCCGAACGGGTCGACATCGCGGACCAGGAGGCCGTCACCGCGATGATCGCGCGGGCGCATACCGCCGACCATCCGCTGCGCGGGGTGTTCCACGCCGCGGGCGTCCTCGACGACAAACTCGTCAGCGTCTTCGACTACGACAGCCTCGTCAAGGTCGTCACCCCCAAGGTGGCCGGTGCTCGCGCACTGGTCGGCGGCCTCGCGGCGGCCGGCGCCACCCCGGATATGCTCGTGCTGTTCTCCTCCGGCAGTGCGATCTTCGGCGGCCCCGGACAGTACACCTACACCGCGGCGAATCTGACGCTCAATGTGCTGGCCGACGAGATCGTGCGCTCGGGCGGCACCGCGCTGGCCATCGGCTGGGGCCATATGCACGGCGCGGGAATGATCGGCACCGACACCATGACCCGCTATCTGCTCAATACCGGTTTCGACACCATCGAGATGGACGAGGGGCCCGAGTATCTCGAAGCCGCACTGCGACTCGGCCTGCACCACCATGTCGACATCGTTCCGATCGACTGGAACAAGGTCGTCTCGGCCAACGGCCTGTTCGCCGCGACCGGACGGGTCGAGGCGGTCATCGCCGCTTCCGCCCAGGACGATTCGGCATCGGCCCAATTGGCCGCGGCCCTGCGGGAATTGGAGGTGGGCAAGCGCAACGAGGTCGTGGCGCACATGCTCGCCGAGCAGTTGGCGACGGTGATGGGCGTGGCCGCGGAGTCGATCGACCTGACGGTGCCGGTGCCGGAGATCGGTCTCGATTCGCTGATGACCGTGGAATTCTCCGCGTTGGTCACCAAGAATCTGGGCGTCGACCTGACCTCGGTACAGCTCGGCCGTACGTTCACCCTGCAGCAGGCCGGGGCGAAGGTCGCCGCGGCGCTGGTCGGCGAGGACGGGGTGGAATCGGTGGCCGAGGTGGTGGCATGA
- a CDS encoding GNAT family N-acetyltransferase, translating to MNQSATPVVRRATEHDIEEMALVVARAFDVDDPIEEYIFPDPAERHRRAPEMVRLMIKYRFLPADGAAVATVDDRIVAALLWYPPGYRTSLWREMISGPLLLKAMGSATRRGMDVDAAIARVSPPQPHSMLVYLACEPEWQTSGVGMTLASWAVADADEHGATVGGICKDANLPFYEAFGGEFVTKTRLGRKGPEVNFVLRPAVTADAT from the coding sequence TTGAATCAGTCGGCCACACCGGTTGTCCGCCGGGCTACCGAGCACGATATCGAGGAAATGGCCCTGGTCGTCGCGCGGGCGTTCGACGTCGACGACCCGATCGAGGAATACATCTTCCCGGATCCCGCGGAGCGCCATCGGCGGGCCCCGGAGATGGTGCGCCTCATGATCAAGTACCGGTTCCTGCCCGCCGACGGTGCGGCAGTGGCCACCGTCGACGACCGGATCGTCGCCGCGCTGCTGTGGTATCCGCCCGGCTATCGGACGTCGCTGTGGCGGGAGATGATTTCTGGTCCGCTGCTGCTGAAGGCCATGGGCAGCGCGACGCGTCGCGGCATGGACGTCGACGCCGCCATCGCCCGGGTATCCCCGCCGCAGCCGCACAGCATGCTGGTCTATCTCGCCTGTGAGCCGGAATGGCAGACCTCGGGGGTGGGGATGACCCTCGCGTCCTGGGCGGTCGCGGACGCCGACGAACACGGCGCCACGGTCGGCGGTATCTGCAAGGACGCCAACCTGCCCTTCTACGAGGCGTTCGGCGGCGAATTCGTCACCAAGACCAGGCTCGGCCGCAAAGGACCCGAGGTGAATTTCGTCCTGCGCCCGGCGGTTACCGCCGACGCCACCTGA